TGGAAATTGTAGGGAAAAAACCAAATGAGGGTGCGTCAAAAGAACTGCAGTTTTAAGGAACACAAAATATTCCTGAGTACACTGACGGATGATCCAACTTTTAGCGAAAGCATTGTGCACAAGCCTGTGGGAACTGTGTCACCTTCACATGTTTCTCAAACATCAGGCACATTTTACTTGACTAATAGTTGGAAAAATTTGTGTTTAAAATTATATGATATTGGCTGAATTGGTTACGTTTTTCTCCAGGTAAAAGAAAAAATAGGTTGTGCGAAAAGAGTCCACGTGACAGAGAATTACTCGATAATTCTCCATACACGCCACCTGGAAACACTTCACGTTCATACTGTACTCAAATATCAGGTCAAAACATAACCAAAGTTATTTTTTATTACAGCTGTCCATGGTTGTCTTATTGTTATATTGGCaaaaaacaatttttaaattgtTAAATTCATCGCATAATTTGATAAATTTTGGGTCAATTATGTAGGTGTACAGATAAATGGAGAAACATGCGCAACTCCTGATACTCCATGCGTTCATAAATTATGACCCATGGGATTTGAAGGTGCGTTTCAAAATCAAAATTATAAATTAGAGATGCTTACTATTTATGCAAATAAAGATAGTAAGAGTTGATCTTATTAACAATGTTGTTGTTGTAGCAAGAGAACAACGAAATATGGCAGCTCCAAAAACTAATCAAAGTGCTAAGAGTACTGTCACTTTTGCACTGCCCGCATCCACTATATTTAAACGACCACAAGTAACTTTAGGTTCCAGCAGTGATATCGCTGTAAAACAACAATCCAAAAAACCTGTGGTAAAATTAGTCCAGGTTCTTCGGCATATGATACATCTTCCGTAAAAATTTATTATGAGCAAAGAGATAGTTCAGGTTCTAAGAACTTATTAGGAGAATTTAACAATGTTGAAGATTGTGACAGCAGTGACAGTGATTGTATATCTAGCGGTATGAACTTAAATTCAGTTCCATTCTTAATTACTCTGATATTCCACAGTCATAATAATTTCAAATTTTGTAGGTGATTGTGATGATATTGATGTACATGAATTTGACAATACTGTTACTAAGTGGAGTGAGTACCTCGATGTCGGTGATCCTGATAGAATTTGTTCAAAGTGTCAGGCCATCATCTAGAATCATGAAAGAAACAATAAAAGTGCGACCAAAAAGCCTCCAACTTTCTCTCCTTGTTGTAAAAATGGTCAGATAATTCTTGAGAAAGAAAAGCAACCTCCCGAGCCTCTCATTTCACTCCTTACTGGTGGATCCCGTTTTAGGCATTTCAAGGAAAATATTAGAATATACAACTGTATGTTTGCCATGTCTTCCACCGGAGGTCAAATTGATCGTAGTATCAATCGTGGCGGTGCTCCTTACTGTTTCAAGGTAAAAGGTGTAAATTACCACAGTATGGGAAGCTTTGTACCACTTGATGGTGAGGTCCCCAAATTCTGTCAACTCTACATATATGACACTGAAGATGAAGTACATAATAGAATAAAGGCCGTTAAGGGAGGACGCGATGTTGTGGATGAAGATATCGTTCAGTCGTTGTTAGAAATGTTGGATAAACATAATCGTTTGGTCAAAGGTTTCGTATGGCACATGAAAGAATTAGTCAGAATGCAGTTGATGATTTTAGATTGGTTCTAATATTTTCATCTTCCGCATCTGGTCGACCTAACCATATTGGTCCATCGAATGAAGTTACCGGGTTGATTGTCACTGACGAGTACGCTAAAGGATGCAGGGATACAATAATCCATTCGAGAACCAATGGATTGGAGAGAATTTTTGAAACTGATCCACGGTTTATGCAGCTTCAGTATCCTATTCTTTTTCCTCATGGAGATATCGGATATTACCGTCAAATCCCTTTAAACAGACCAAATCAAAAAAATTAGAAACGTCAGAATACCGAAAATGAAGATCCGGAtgaaaagggggagagagaattcATCACGATGAAAGAATATTACAATTATAAACTCATGATATGACATTCGGAAGGTATATTCAAAATCATGACCTAAATTTGAACACTTATATATTAGTTTTTTCTACCATTCTAATTTTCTCCGAAATTGTCTCATGTATATTCAGGTTTAACTCCACATCTGGGAGGTCGTTTATGGCAGCAATATGTTGTTGACGCATTTACTGCGATTGAGCAATACAGACTTGACTGGATCAGAGGTCACCAGACTACAATTCATTCTGATATGTACCACAACATACGAGATGCACTAAACAAGGGTGACATCAATCCTGAAAATGTCGGCAAGGCAACAATTTTACCAGCCTCCTTCACTGGCAGTAAAAGATACATGAACCAGTATTTCAAGGACGCAATGGCAATTTGTCGAACACTTGGACACCCATCATTGTTCCTTACGATGACCACTAACACAAAATGGCCTGAAATTCAGAGGATGTTAAAGTTTTTACCTGGTGTTGATGTTGTTGACGCACCCGGCGTCGTTGCAAGGGTATTTAAAATGAAAGTTGACCAGCTTCTTGATCAAATAAAAAATAAGAACTGCTTTGGACGTTGTATTGGAGGTATGCTATTTTCAGGATTTCTTCCtccaataatttttttatgatttaAATTTAATATGACATGTATTTTCAggctttatttaattattttcatcAATTTCATATTACAGTAATGCACGTCATAGAGTTTCAAAAGCGTGGATTGCCATATGCTCACATGCTAATATGGTTGTATCCAAACGATTGTCCCAAAACAACTGAATAAATAACTAAAAtggtttctgcagaaattcctgACCCAAGTATTGATCCAGTTGGTTACGAAGCTGTCAAGAATTACATGATCCACGGACCATATGGCACTGACTGTGTCAAGTCTCCGTGTATGGTTAAAGGTCGTTGTATTAAACATTTTCCTAAAAGGTAATTCATCATCTTTTACATTAAATTAATTTTCACCTTTTAGTAAAACATTCCTTTtagatttattttaattaaattgaAACATCGTTCTTTCCTTTTTAACATGTATAATTCTCACACATATTTTGACGACTGTGGCTTTCCCATCTATAAGAGGAGGAAAACTGGAATTACCGTAAAGAAAAAGGGAATTGACCTGGATAATCGGTATGTTGTCCCCTACAATCGAGATCTTCTAATAAGATTTCAATGTCACACAAATTTGGAGATTTGTAAAAGCTCCGGATCATTGAAATATATGTTCAAATATTGTTTAAAAGGACATGATACTGCCACCATGTGTCTGAGGAaaaaaacaaacaacaaaaaagGGTGCACAACCACAATCACTCCTGAGAAACGATCGCTTGATGAAGTCAAGAAATACTTGGATAGAAGATATGTTTGTGCATCTGAAGCATCATGGAGGATATTTGGTTTTAACATCCATTCCCGGTGGCCTTCCGTTGAACGATTGCCAATACATCTACTGAATGACAAGCATGTGTCGTTTAAAGGCTCACAAAATCTACAGGAAGTTTTCGATAATGCTGGAACAAAGAAAAGCAAATTAGAAGCATGGTTTAATGCAAATAAAATATATGCAGAGGCCCCAAATTTAACCTATTCAGAATTTCCAAGCAAGTTTATATGGCATCCACAACCAGGTATCTGGAAACAGAGGAAAAGAGGTGATGTCATCGGTAGGCTTGCTGAAGTACATTCATCTAGCGGTGAACTATTATATCTCTGCATGCTCCTGCTCATGATTAAAGGTGTTGTATGTTTTGATGATTTAAAGACAGTCAATGACCATGTTTATAACTCCTTTCACGAAGCCTATGCCGTGCTAGGTATCCTCCAGAACGACCAGCAATGGCACGAAGCTATAGGTGAAAATGCGCATACATCCATGCCTCCACAATTACGTGCCATGTTTGTCAACATTTTAGTATACAGTCCAATCTCTCATCCGCGTAGCCTTTGGGAAGCTCATTGGGGATGCATGTCAGATGATATTCTTCTTGTGAGGCGACATCTCACTGGGAATCCAAACCTTTGTCTATCAGATATTGAGATCCAGAATTACGCTCTTGCAGGTATGAGCTGTTAATAATGCTTTGTACATGTTCCATGTTTGGATTAATGTTATCAAGTTTTATTAATGTTATTGCAGAGATagagaaattgttgaatgatattGGTAAAAGCCTTAGAAACTTCCCAGATATGTCATATCCAGGAGATGCTTTTTTTCCAACTCTGAGAATAGACTAATTCTTGAGGAAATATCCTATGATACAGAAGAAATGAAAAGAATCCACACAAGAAATCATAGTtttctcaatgatgaacaaaagATAGTCTATGATTCCATTCTTGACAATATCAACCAGAAAAAAGGTGGTGTTTTCTTTATTTACGGAAGTGGAGGATGTGGAAAGACTTTCTTGTGGCAGACACTGTGTCGTCGATTATGATCAGAGCATAAGATTGTGCTTCCCGTTGCCTCATGTGGTATAGCTGCCGTGTTGCTTCCTGGTGGAAGAACCGCACACTCCCGCTTTCACATTCCACTCAAGCTTGATGAAAATTGTTCTACCGGTTTAAGACACGGGACTGATATTTCTGAGCTACTTCAGCGAACTGATTTAATAATTTGGGATGAGGCTCCTATGCACCATCGTCATGATTTTGAATGCGTTGATCGATCCTTGAGAGATATTATGTCTGTTATTGATAAAAACAGAGCTAAAAAGCCATTTGGTGGTATAACCATTGTTTTTGGTGGAGATTTTAGGCAGATACTTCCTGTCATTCCAAAAGCGTCAAGGGTTGAAGTTGTCTGCTCTACCCTCAATAAATCCAAGCTTTGGGAATCCTGTGAAGTATTTTTATTGAAGCAAAACATGCGGATTAATGCAGAAAATAGTGATTTGGAGAACAAAACCATTGCGGACTTTAGCAAGTGGTAGCTTGTTGTCGGTGATGGCAAAGAAACCAATATTTCTCCAAGTCCAGACACTGGTGAAGTGTTAATAAAGATTCTTGATCAATATATCATTCATACGTCCGGAGATCCAATCCAGAAACTTTTTGAAGTGACGTACCCAGATTTTATACAAAATATCTCTTCACATGAATACCTTAAATCAAGGGCCATACTCACACCTACCAATATCGTGGTGGATGAGATTAATACAACGATACTTGAAAAAATTCCTGGCATGGTTTACACTTATCTGAGTCAGGATTCAATTGATGATGCAGGTGATGATGATAATGATTTCAGATCCGCGTTTCCAGTTGAGTATCTAAACTCTATCAATATGCCTTGCATTCCTAAGCATGAGTTAAAATTGAAGGTAGGAGTTGTCGTCATGCTTATGAAAAACTTAAACCAGATCATTGGATTATGCAATGGTACAAGAATGATTGTGAAATCATGTAGGAAGAACAGTATTGAATGTGAGATTTTGTGTGGCTCTCATGTTGGAACGAAACATCTAATTCCTAGAATTGAGATGATTCCAAGTGACACGAACTGGCCATTTGAATTTAAACGCGTTCAGTTTCCTATTCAAATATGTTATGCCATGACGATTAACAAAAGTCAGGGACAATCACTTGATACGGTTGGGCTTTACCTTCCTAAAGTAGCTTTCTCGCACGGACACATTTATGTTGTTATATCCAGAGTGACACGAACTGAAGGCCTCCATATTCTCATAGATAGCGATGATGGTATTAGCACAGATATTACAAATAATGTAGTTTTTTAGGAAGTGTTTTACAATCTTCCAAGTGTAGACAATTTACATGACATATTAAGAACTTTATATAACATTTTTCTATATTTCCTTCTTAACTCTGGATTTATTGTGTTTGATATATCAATGGTGTAAGTTCAACATCCAAAATGTTACACTTTTTTACTGCACCCATGTATGAACATAATATAAACAATAAATCTCCAATTATTTTGTATATTAAAAATATGTATAATCTGTTTGATTAGGAAGATTTTCTTAATTGTTTATATATTGTACATATTTTATTAGGAATTGGATTACAGTTTTCCCTTTTTCTATTGGCAAAAACCCAAATGATAAGGTTGGTTAGTTGTCATAATCACATCAAACACTTACCTTAAGAATTATCAGCAAATTAAATCGGGATATTACTCTAATTCTCATTTAAAGGAATAGATTTGCACTATCAATTTCGAGCTAAATTGTTGGCATCTCCCTAATGCCTTGTTGGTTAAATATATTTTCAACATTTTTACAGGAGTTTTGTCATTTGCTAAGCATCATCCTTTTTTTCTCTCAAGAGTTCAACCATTTTGTAAGATCTTCAATTCTTTAAGCGATTTATACAGTTCTTAGAATATTAAATGTATAAATATCTTACCTACTGAGTTGTTATTAAATTTTTGAATAAACTCTTTTCTTGCTCTTCTTATAGTGATCTTTTTCAATGGAATCATTTGATCGTCTATCCAATCTCGACAAGGCAAGCACTAACTGGAAAATTAAGGTCAGGGTTACCAGGATGTGGGCTAACATGACTTTAGAGATGAACTCGTTAAAAGGCTACAATCTTATTCTCCTTGACGATGAtatatgttttaaatttattcaTCTTTGCATTATTTGCTGTCAATCCTTTTTTCCAGTATTATATATTTATGTCATTTAAATTATCTAAATGTAGGATAACCAAGTTCATGCCTTTGCCTATCATAACATTTGGAATGGATTCGGCACGAAAATTGTGGAAGGCGGTGTCTATGTTTTTGACCAGTTTGCAGTTAAAGATCCTGTTGGAAACTTGAAGCCTGTGCAGTCAACGCTCTGCATCAGATTTACAGGCTCCACTATTGTGAGGACTGCTGATGATGATGGCATGATCCCTTCACAAAATTTTGAGTTTTTAGACCTGGGAGATTTGTTTGCAGAAGCAAATAAATGTCTTCCTCAACAGCAGCCTGAATTTACAATAGGTCTGGTAACGCACTCTTTTAACTCGATATTGTCATAATTAACTCATATGAAATAATTCTCCTACAATTATAAGACAATCTACTTTAATATTGTGTAAATAAATTTTGTGTTAAACAGATATTATTGGAGTTGTGGAGGAGTATGAAGGTTTGAACAAGCTTCATACTCGATACGGAGATAGGGACATTGTGAAGTTTAGAATATGCGATTCAAGGTAATGTGCATATGTATATTTGATCAGTAGTGTAATTACGCATATACACCACATATTGCTAATAGATTATTAACATATATGATATCTAAACCTATTTTGTAGTAATGCCCACAAAGTTACTGTTTGGGGTGATCTTGATGTGTCCTTCAACAACGAGATGGCTGGAAATCCCAAAAAACCGATCATTGTTATTATAACAAGTACAAAAGTGACTACATTTATGAGTAAGTACTTATGCAATCAAATTTATTACACAGTTATATTCTTGCTGATTAAACAATTAACTTTATTCCCATATAAAGGTTCTGTTCAGATTGGTACATTACCATCTACTCA
This sequence is a window from Apium graveolens cultivar Ventura chromosome 9, ASM990537v1, whole genome shotgun sequence. Protein-coding genes within it:
- the LOC141685636 gene encoding uncharacterized protein LOC141685636 → MYNSHTYFDDCGFPIYKRRKTGITVKKKGIDLDNRYVVPYNRDLLIRFQCHTNLEICKSSGSLKYMFKYCLKGHDTATMCLRKKTNNKKGCTTTITPEKRSLDEVKKYLDRRYVCASEASWRIFGFNIHSRWPSVERLPIHLLNDKHVSFKGSQNLQEVFDNAGTKKSKLEAWFNANKIYAEAPNLTYSEFPSKFIWHPQPGIWKQRKRGDVIGRLAEVHSSSGELLYLCMLLLMIKGVVCFDDLKTVNDHVYNSFHEAYAVLGILQNDQQWHEAIGENAHTSMPPQLRAMFVNILVYSPISHPRSLWEAHWGCMSDDILLVRRHLTGNPNLCLSDIEIQNYALAEHKIVLPVASCGIAAVLLPGGRTAHSRFHIPLKLDENCSTGLRHGTDISELLQRTDLIIWDEAPMHHRHDFECVDRSLRDIMSVIDKNRAKKPFGGITIVFGGDFRQILPVIPKASRVEVVCSTLNKSKLWESCEVFLLKQNMRINAENSDLENKTIADFSKW